From the genome of Thermogutta terrifontis, one region includes:
- a CDS encoding helix-turn-helix domain-containing protein — MTGIDQPDSPLAGIKILLLGSPAAMNSWEFRREVTARGLKLASSDEPADWIVIGEQSLFSVEESELQKLAEELAQNQRGSHAEILWESEFWRRLGLVEQTPGVRSLYTPGLIARLVNVPVSTIRQWQRFGLLVPSQIVRRLAYFDYQAVIRAKNLAELTKAGVSVRRILGRWRNLAQRSPFLREALERWPLVVRWQQAFFRYGDKLVDPTGQFHFDFSEASTGDCFSETAIISLEKSLAHGFAADSCSREELLSIAEVCEETNRLADAIEAYRLILAKGGPQAEVCFRLADLLYRAGDLSGARERYFMTIELDPEYLEAYLNLGSVLVELGDRELAMAAFEGALQLHPNFPDAHFLLAQLLEEIGQHQEAAKHWQRFLELVPDGPWCELARSHLPLEKEN; from the coding sequence ATGACAGGCATCGATCAGCCGGATTCGCCGTTGGCCGGGATCAAAATCCTGTTGCTGGGAAGTCCGGCAGCGATGAATTCCTGGGAGTTCCGGCGAGAGGTGACGGCAAGAGGATTGAAGCTGGCATCCTCTGATGAGCCGGCGGATTGGATCGTCATTGGTGAGCAGTCGCTGTTTTCGGTCGAGGAGAGCGAACTGCAGAAGCTCGCGGAGGAACTTGCTCAAAATCAAAGAGGATCGCACGCCGAGATTCTGTGGGAGTCGGAGTTCTGGCGAAGGCTGGGACTGGTGGAACAGACGCCGGGTGTCCGCAGTCTGTACACCCCTGGTTTGATAGCCCGGCTGGTCAATGTGCCCGTGTCAACCATTCGGCAGTGGCAACGGTTCGGGCTACTGGTGCCTTCCCAAATCGTTCGCCGCCTGGCCTATTTTGATTACCAGGCCGTGATCCGGGCGAAAAACCTGGCCGAACTTACCAAAGCCGGTGTCTCAGTTCGACGGATTCTCGGACGATGGCGGAATTTGGCGCAGCGATCACCTTTTCTGCGAGAGGCGCTGGAACGCTGGCCCCTCGTCGTCCGGTGGCAGCAGGCGTTTTTCCGGTACGGCGACAAACTTGTTGACCCAACCGGCCAGTTCCATTTTGACTTTTCCGAGGCCAGCACGGGGGATTGTTTTTCCGAAACGGCCATCATTTCCTTGGAGAAATCGCTCGCACACGGCTTTGCAGCAGACAGTTGCAGCAGGGAGGAGTTGCTATCGATCGCGGAAGTGTGTGAAGAGACCAACCGGCTAGCCGATGCCATTGAGGCTTACCGGCTCATTCTGGCCAAAGGCGGACCGCAGGCCGAGGTCTGCTTTCGCCTGGCTGACTTGCTCTATCGGGCAGGTGATCTTTCCGGTGCCAGGGAGCGATACTTCATGACGATTGAGCTGGATCCGGAATATCTGGAAGCTTATCTGAATCTCGGTTCGGTCCTTGTGGAACTGGGTGACCGAGAACTGGCGATGGCAGCATTTGAAGGTGCGCTCCAGCTTCATCCAAACTTTCCCGACGCGCATTTCCTCCTGGCCCAACTCCTGGAAGAAATAGGACAACATCAGGAAGCGGCAAAGCATTGGCAGAGGTTTCTCGAGTTGGTGCCTGATGGCCCGTGGTGCGAACTCGCCCGAAGCCATCTTCCATTGGAAAAAGAGAATTAA
- a CDS encoding molecular chaperone TorD family protein: MSEQSFFELIRDAAQWHLAALLLLPPSASRKCEIQSLLREIQDPALFRIAENWCSDPTTEEYFRIVYPGGQVSLRAVSYLPLVSPGEMLATLEELYDRMGYRNSTEEPPDHLAVLADFYAFLSLRAAYMVANQRQNEFLSFIHLRDDLAVHYLLPVLSSLVEKLQNHQTSSLRATVEWMRDVLHPSACHNLSPPSQVSD; the protein is encoded by the coding sequence ATGTCTGAGCAGTCGTTTTTTGAATTGATTCGTGACGCGGCGCAATGGCACCTGGCCGCCCTCCTCCTTCTGCCGCCGTCCGCCAGCAGAAAGTGCGAAATTCAGAGTCTCCTTCGGGAGATTCAGGATCCCGCTCTATTTAGAATCGCTGAAAATTGGTGCAGCGATCCGACGACGGAGGAGTATTTTCGAATCGTTTATCCCGGTGGCCAGGTCTCCCTCCGCGCGGTCAGCTATTTACCGCTCGTTTCGCCGGGGGAAATGCTTGCCACGCTCGAGGAGCTCTACGATCGCATGGGCTATCGGAATAGCACGGAAGAACCTCCTGATCACCTTGCCGTGCTAGCGGATTTCTATGCTTTTTTATCACTTCGGGCGGCTTACATGGTGGCAAACCAGCGACAGAACGAGTTTTTGTCTTTCATCCATCTTCGCGACGATCTTGCTGTTCACTACCTTTTACCGGTGCTTTCTTCCTTGGTGGAGAAGCTCCAGAATCATCAGACATCCAGTCTGCGTGCCACCGTTGAATGGATGCGGGATGTCCTCCATCCATCAGCGTGTCACAATCTGAGCCCGCCATCACAAGTGTCCGACTAA
- a CDS encoding ethylbenzene dehydrogenase-related protein translates to MWKLRLPLTVLVGAAIVAGGCRRQAVAPPPQEIQVLMVKELPTDPTDSIWGQTQELHIPLLLQDLVEPRLLQPSTPYVAVRALYDGHRLAFRLEWEDATENADPGIAAFSDACAVQLPQKVEAVLPAPQMGEKGHPVQITLWKAVWKKGPLFEKGIQAVYPNAAVGHYPFQAASLVPGSTAQEEMALRYAPARRLGNDVASVPEKGAQDIVAEGPGTITPVQKNSQAQAVRTPRGWAVVIVRDPPEGFSPDSGTHVAFAIWDGAHQEIGSRKMRSAWIPLRVVSNQ, encoded by the coding sequence ATGTGGAAATTACGGCTACCTTTGACCGTGTTGGTCGGTGCGGCGATCGTGGCAGGGGGATGCCGGCGACAGGCTGTGGCGCCTCCGCCACAGGAGATCCAGGTTCTGATGGTGAAGGAACTGCCCACCGATCCCACCGATTCTATCTGGGGCCAGACTCAGGAATTGCATATTCCGCTTCTTCTACAGGATCTTGTCGAGCCGCGATTACTGCAGCCTTCCACGCCTTACGTCGCGGTCCGCGCGCTGTACGACGGGCACCGGCTGGCATTTCGTCTGGAATGGGAAGACGCCACCGAAAATGCGGATCCCGGCATAGCGGCCTTCTCCGACGCCTGCGCCGTGCAGCTTCCGCAAAAAGTGGAGGCCGTCTTGCCAGCTCCGCAGATGGGCGAGAAAGGCCATCCGGTGCAAATCACTCTCTGGAAAGCGGTCTGGAAAAAAGGGCCACTCTTTGAGAAAGGCATTCAAGCCGTGTATCCGAATGCGGCGGTCGGCCACTATCCCTTTCAGGCAGCGTCACTGGTTCCCGGATCCACCGCACAGGAAGAAATGGCTCTCCGGTACGCCCCTGCACGACGGTTGGGCAATGATGTGGCGTCAGTTCCTGAAAAAGGCGCTCAGGATATCGTGGCGGAAGGCCCCGGCACCATCACCCCTGTCCAAAAAAATTCGCAGGCGCAGGCTGTCCGCACTCCCCGGGGTTGGGCCGTGGTGATTGTCCGGGATCCGCCCGAGGGATTCTCTCCCGATAGCGGAACCCATGTGGCTTTCGCCATCTGGGACGGCGCCCACCAGGAAATCGGTTCACGAAAGATGCGGTCAGCATGGATTCCTCTGCGAGTCGTTTCCAACCAATGA
- a CDS encoding 4Fe-4S dicluster domain-containing protein: MAIVYNWQLGRTMSYWYPEHRPQRQYAAVFDLNKCIACQSCTLACKTTWTSGKGQEYMLWNNVESKPYGSYPLAWDSKLLEMLGPQTWKDGKYLGRTIFEAAPAGERVLGWRPDDYDYAFPNTGEDDCAGQVERGLALNLPHAVWFFYLPRICNHCTYPACLAACPRGSIYKRPEDGIVLLDQGRCRGYRECVKACPYKKVFFNPLTGTSEKCIFCFPKREQGLQPQCFVNCIGKIRLAGYISVPESANPDNPIDYLVHVRKVALPLLPQLGLEPNVYYIPPVHVPVRFLEQLFGPHVQTAVQTYLNAKDDPDLAGLIQLFGCAEKIVPRWKRQNDWIIGMEEDGAEIVRVPLREPVFERPLFDERFQVARHNCP, from the coding sequence ATGGCAATCGTTTACAACTGGCAACTGGGACGCACCATGTCCTACTGGTATCCGGAACACCGCCCTCAGCGACAGTACGCCGCGGTGTTCGATCTTAATAAGTGCATTGCCTGCCAGAGCTGCACACTGGCCTGTAAAACGACCTGGACCTCAGGAAAAGGCCAGGAATACATGCTGTGGAATAACGTGGAAAGCAAACCGTACGGCAGTTATCCCCTCGCATGGGATAGCAAACTACTTGAAATGCTCGGCCCACAAACATGGAAGGACGGAAAATATCTGGGGCGCACGATCTTTGAAGCTGCTCCCGCTGGAGAACGCGTGCTGGGATGGCGGCCGGATGATTATGATTACGCATTCCCCAACACAGGGGAAGATGATTGCGCCGGCCAAGTAGAGCGCGGGTTGGCTTTGAACCTGCCGCACGCCGTGTGGTTCTTTTATCTTCCCCGGATCTGCAATCACTGTACCTATCCGGCATGCCTGGCAGCGTGCCCACGAGGCTCCATCTATAAACGTCCGGAAGATGGGATCGTGCTGCTGGATCAGGGACGCTGTCGGGGCTACCGGGAGTGCGTGAAAGCCTGCCCGTACAAGAAAGTGTTTTTCAATCCTCTCACGGGAACCTCCGAAAAGTGTATCTTCTGCTTCCCCAAACGCGAACAGGGGTTGCAACCGCAGTGTTTTGTCAACTGCATCGGGAAAATCCGCCTGGCGGGCTACATTTCTGTCCCGGAATCTGCGAACCCGGACAATCCCATCGACTACCTCGTTCACGTGCGCAAGGTGGCCCTGCCCCTTTTACCTCAATTAGGCCTTGAGCCCAACGTTTACTACATTCCGCCGGTACATGTGCCGGTGCGATTCCTGGAACAGCTTTTTGGTCCCCATGTCCAGACGGCAGTCCAAACATACCTGAACGCCAAGGATGATCCTGATCTGGCGGGATTGATCCAACTCTTTGGCTGTGCAGAGAAAATTGTCCCCCGATGGAAGCGGCAAAACGATTGGATCATCGGAATGGAAGAAGACGGCGCAGAAATTGTCCGTGTCCCACTGCGGGAACCCGTTTTCGAGCGACCTTTGTTCGACGAACGTTTTCAGGTGGCTCGGCACAACTGTCCCTGA
- a CDS encoding molybdopterin-dependent oxidoreductase: protein MNSRELSRRDFLSILSGAGFAAFAHSISRAWQLEALDNPLANYPNRKWEDAYRDLWRFDESFTFTCAPNDTHNCLLRAFVRSGVIVRIGPTMRYGEAEDLDGRRTTHRWDPRICQKGLALPRRFYGDRRITQCMVREGFKRWYEAGFPRGEDGRPPAEYFQRGRDNWIRMSHEEAATIVAAALQNIAETYSGEKGQKLLTAQGYDPVTVEATQGAGTQVLKFRGGMPLLGITRVFGMYRFANSLALLDAAIRKVPPEKALGGRGFDNYSWHTDLPPGHPMVTGQQTVEFDLSAVEHCKTLIVWGMNWITTKMPDAHWLTEARLKGVRVVVIACEYSATASKGDNVIVVRPGTTPALALGLAHVIVKNKLYDTDYIKQWTDLPLLVRMDTLQRLRARDVFGDPPSQLSNATRVLASGEKAPPPGQQVEMLIPEKLREEWGDSVWWDAEKGAPRLTTRDQVGKFNNINNALLEGSVQVKLRDGTVVTCRPIFDLIREYLLHFDPKTVEKITWAPAEAVETLARHIAAEPGTTLFALGMGPNQFFNNDNKDRTVFLVAALTGNVGRIGGNVGSYAGNYRVALFNGSPQYISEDPFNIQLDQDKPAVVRQYWKPESAHYYNHEDRPLRVGKRLLTGKTHIPTPTKSLWFANANSILGNVKWHYNTVVNVLPKIEMICVNEWWWSGSCEWADVVFGVDSWAELKHPDMTASVTNPFLSVFPRTPLKRIFLTLGDIEVFALVASKLAKLTGDTRFEDYWKFVREGRTDVYLQRILDASSNTKGYRFTEIEEKARQGIPVILQSRTTPKVVGYEQITDSRPWYTKTGRLEFYREEPEFIEAGENLPVHREPVDSTFYEPNIIVAASHEAIRPAGPEDYGVESTDLSCDLRCGRNVVLPWEVAEKHQHPLLAKGYRFIFHTPKYRHGAHTTPIDTDMIAILFGPFGDIYRHDRRAPFVAEGYVDINPADAKELGIEDGDYVWIDGDPEDRPFRGWQHNSRDYQFARLLCRARYYPGTPRGVTRMWFNMYGATPGSQEGQRTRADGLAKNPRTNYQAMFRSGSHQSATRGWLKPTWMTDSLVRKEIFGQAISTGFAPDVHCPTGAPREAIVKITWAEPGGLNGQGLWRVAQLGLRPTYESPALQRYLAGEFVRIETPNRSS, encoded by the coding sequence ATGAATAGTCGAGAATTATCGCGTCGTGATTTCCTTTCTATTCTTTCTGGAGCCGGATTTGCCGCTTTTGCCCACTCCATCAGCCGGGCGTGGCAACTGGAAGCACTGGATAATCCGCTGGCGAATTATCCGAACAGAAAATGGGAGGATGCTTATCGCGATCTCTGGCGGTTTGACGAATCATTTACTTTTACCTGCGCGCCGAATGATACGCATAATTGTCTCCTCCGGGCGTTTGTTCGGTCCGGGGTAATTGTGCGAATTGGTCCGACCATGCGATACGGCGAAGCCGAAGATCTCGACGGCCGCCGGACAACTCATCGCTGGGATCCGCGGATCTGCCAGAAGGGATTGGCGCTGCCCCGACGCTTTTATGGTGATCGCCGAATCACTCAATGCATGGTGCGGGAGGGATTCAAGCGCTGGTACGAGGCTGGATTTCCACGCGGGGAAGATGGACGTCCCCCGGCGGAATATTTTCAGCGCGGCCGTGACAACTGGATCCGTATGTCGCACGAGGAGGCGGCCACCATTGTGGCGGCAGCGCTGCAGAACATAGCGGAGACCTATTCCGGCGAAAAGGGTCAGAAGCTGCTGACAGCCCAGGGCTACGATCCGGTCACCGTCGAGGCCACCCAGGGGGCGGGAACCCAGGTGCTCAAATTTCGAGGCGGCATGCCCTTGCTGGGCATCACCCGCGTCTTTGGAATGTATCGGTTTGCTAACTCTCTTGCGCTGCTTGATGCGGCCATCCGTAAAGTGCCACCGGAAAAGGCCCTCGGTGGTCGCGGTTTCGACAACTACAGTTGGCACACCGATTTGCCGCCCGGTCATCCCATGGTCACTGGGCAGCAAACGGTTGAATTTGATCTCTCTGCCGTTGAACACTGCAAGACGCTCATCGTGTGGGGCATGAATTGGATCACCACCAAGATGCCTGACGCGCACTGGCTAACCGAGGCGCGACTCAAGGGCGTGCGGGTGGTAGTGATCGCCTGCGAATATTCAGCGACGGCTTCCAAGGGCGACAATGTTATTGTGGTTCGCCCCGGCACGACACCGGCACTCGCTCTGGGACTCGCCCATGTCATCGTCAAGAACAAGCTCTATGACACTGACTATATCAAACAATGGACCGATCTCCCCCTCCTGGTCCGGATGGATACTCTTCAACGTCTCCGGGCGCGTGATGTTTTCGGGGATCCCCCTTCCCAATTATCGAATGCGACCAGGGTGCTTGCCTCCGGCGAAAAAGCCCCGCCCCCGGGACAGCAGGTCGAGATGCTGATTCCCGAAAAACTCCGAGAGGAGTGGGGCGACAGTGTCTGGTGGGATGCTGAAAAGGGAGCTCCCCGCCTCACTACTCGCGACCAGGTGGGGAAATTCAACAACATCAATAACGCCCTTCTGGAAGGCTCCGTGCAGGTCAAGCTTCGCGATGGAACGGTCGTCACGTGCCGGCCGATCTTCGATCTCATCCGCGAATATCTGCTCCATTTTGATCCCAAAACTGTAGAGAAAATCACGTGGGCACCGGCCGAAGCGGTAGAAACCCTGGCGCGGCACATCGCGGCGGAGCCGGGAACAACGCTTTTTGCCCTGGGCATGGGCCCCAATCAGTTCTTCAACAATGACAACAAAGACCGCACAGTATTCCTGGTCGCTGCACTGACCGGAAATGTAGGTCGGATTGGCGGCAACGTCGGGTCGTACGCCGGAAACTATCGCGTGGCACTGTTTAACGGTTCTCCGCAGTACATCAGTGAGGATCCCTTCAATATACAACTGGATCAGGACAAACCCGCCGTGGTTCGCCAATACTGGAAGCCGGAATCCGCCCACTATTACAATCATGAGGACCGCCCCCTGCGCGTGGGCAAGCGTCTGCTGACCGGGAAAACGCATATTCCCACCCCCACCAAATCCCTCTGGTTCGCCAACGCCAACTCGATCCTGGGAAACGTGAAATGGCACTATAACACCGTGGTGAATGTGCTGCCCAAGATCGAGATGATCTGCGTCAATGAGTGGTGGTGGTCCGGCTCCTGCGAATGGGCGGATGTCGTCTTTGGCGTGGATTCCTGGGCGGAATTGAAACATCCCGACATGACGGCCTCCGTCACGAATCCCTTCCTGTCCGTCTTTCCGCGGACTCCGCTCAAGAGAATCTTCCTTACTCTCGGTGACATTGAGGTTTTCGCGCTTGTGGCCTCCAAATTGGCAAAATTGACCGGTGACACACGCTTTGAAGATTACTGGAAATTCGTGCGGGAAGGACGCACGGACGTCTATCTCCAAAGAATTCTTGATGCGAGCTCCAATACAAAGGGATATCGATTTACAGAAATAGAAGAGAAAGCCCGCCAGGGTATTCCGGTCATTCTTCAAAGTCGTACCACGCCCAAGGTAGTGGGCTATGAACAGATCACTGATTCGCGACCGTGGTACACGAAAACCGGACGTTTGGAATTTTACCGAGAAGAGCCCGAGTTCATTGAGGCGGGAGAGAATCTTCCGGTCCACCGCGAGCCGGTGGACTCCACCTTCTACGAGCCGAACATCATCGTGGCGGCTTCACATGAGGCCATTCGGCCCGCAGGGCCGGAGGACTACGGAGTCGAAAGCACAGACTTGTCTTGTGATTTGCGGTGCGGGCGCAACGTCGTCCTTCCTTGGGAAGTGGCTGAAAAACATCAGCATCCCCTGCTCGCCAAGGGATATCGCTTCATCTTCCACACGCCCAAATATCGGCATGGCGCCCATACCACCCCGATCGATACTGACATGATCGCCATCCTCTTTGGCCCGTTCGGCGATATTTATCGTCATGACAGGCGGGCACCATTCGTGGCCGAGGGATACGTGGACATCAATCCGGCTGATGCCAAAGAACTGGGAATCGAGGATGGAGACTATGTGTGGATAGACGGGGACCCCGAAGATCGTCCCTTCCGGGGCTGGCAGCACAATTCTCGCGACTATCAATTCGCACGCCTTCTTTGCCGTGCCCGGTATTATCCGGGAACCCCGCGGGGGGTAACCCGCATGTGGTTTAACATGTACGGAGCCACACCAGGATCCCAGGAAGGGCAGCGCACCAGGGCGGATGGCCTCGCCAAAAATCCCCGTACCAACTACCAGGCCATGTTCCGCTCCGGGTCGCATCAATCGGCTACCCGAGGCTGGCTCAAGCCGACCTGGATGACAGACTCACTGGTGCGTAAGGAGATCTTCGGGCAAGCTATCTCGACCGGTTTTGCTCCCGACGTGCATTGTCCCACAGGTGCTCCGCGAGAAGCCATCGTGAAAATCACCTGGGCGGAACCGGGCGGCTTGAATGGCCAGGGGTTGTGGCGTGTGGCGCAACTGGGGCTCCGTCCGACCTATGAGTCACCGGCCCTCCAACGCTACCTTGCCGGCGAGTTTGTGCGGATTGAAACCCCTAATCGTTCTTCATGA
- a CDS encoding c-type cytochrome, which produces METKNKHLLLWSSLGVVVVLLAAALEENVLRQWRRLQAEVAASDGPFSTGIRQIVGTTTATIDRCTTCHVGMDPAERLTGLHRLARPHPPVPHDLGEFGCTVCHGGQGRATESADAHGDVPFWPEPMIPLRFVEAGCGTCHTQVGVPTLERLAQGQAVLERSDCLSCHRLDGRGGTIRPAGIGGMEGPDLSVVGRRGFASDWYEVHRQRARENKDPVWRDCIPDLSPDERQLLEEYLQTRVGTPSVVAGQALFHSLGCRGCHKVSGVGGTEGPDLTSIGLRDPARLDFTNVPGPHTLASWLSAHTRDPARIVPGSKMPKFFLSDEQVESLTYYLLSLRRDPSNKRAEPIDRTLVERMQRREFATDGETLFAAFCSSCHGPQGEGRRFPGQPPAPALGNPDFLAVADNAFLLATIREGRPGRRMPAFSDAEVGLHPEEINSVVEYLRRRSGVAPPQPLHSERRWVLADPTRGQALFERWCAGCHGKDGSGPEAPALNHPNLLKTASDDFLVETIRRGRRGTNMEGFALPSLNHPVLPDQEIEAIVAYIRTWETAK; this is translated from the coding sequence ATGGAGACAAAGAATAAACACCTGCTGTTGTGGTCCAGTCTGGGGGTCGTGGTGGTCCTACTGGCAGCTGCCCTGGAGGAAAATGTGCTGCGCCAGTGGCGACGCCTTCAGGCGGAAGTGGCGGCCTCGGATGGACCTTTTTCAACCGGGATTCGGCAGATCGTGGGAACCACCACCGCTACCATCGACCGCTGTACCACCTGTCACGTAGGGATGGATCCCGCCGAACGTCTGACGGGTCTGCATCGGCTGGCGCGTCCCCATCCACCCGTTCCCCACGATCTTGGAGAGTTTGGATGCACCGTCTGCCACGGTGGACAGGGACGAGCCACGGAGAGTGCTGACGCCCATGGCGACGTGCCATTCTGGCCGGAACCCATGATCCCACTCCGATTTGTCGAAGCTGGCTGCGGAACCTGTCATACGCAAGTGGGCGTCCCGACACTGGAACGTCTGGCTCAGGGTCAGGCAGTTCTGGAACGTTCTGATTGTTTGAGCTGTCACCGTCTGGACGGACGCGGCGGAACAATCCGGCCGGCGGGTATCGGCGGCATGGAGGGCCCCGACTTGTCTGTCGTTGGACGACGAGGGTTCGCCTCGGACTGGTACGAAGTCCATCGGCAACGGGCACGGGAGAACAAGGACCCGGTTTGGCGCGATTGCATTCCCGACCTGTCGCCCGACGAACGCCAGCTCCTTGAAGAATATTTGCAAACCCGCGTGGGAACGCCGAGCGTGGTGGCGGGTCAGGCGCTCTTTCATTCGCTGGGCTGTCGGGGGTGTCACAAAGTTTCCGGCGTCGGAGGGACCGAGGGCCCCGATCTGACCTCGATCGGCCTTCGAGATCCCGCCCGGCTGGACTTTACCAACGTTCCAGGCCCCCACACGCTCGCCAGTTGGCTCTCCGCCCATACGCGGGATCCTGCCAGGATCGTGCCGGGTTCGAAAATGCCGAAATTCTTCCTTTCCGACGAGCAGGTGGAATCGCTGACGTACTATTTGCTCTCTCTGCGAAGAGATCCTTCCAACAAGCGGGCGGAGCCTATCGACCGGACACTTGTTGAACGCATGCAGCGCCGGGAATTTGCAACCGATGGCGAAACGCTCTTTGCCGCGTTTTGTTCGAGTTGTCACGGTCCTCAGGGAGAAGGACGGCGATTTCCCGGCCAGCCGCCCGCGCCAGCCTTGGGCAATCCCGACTTCCTCGCTGTAGCCGACAACGCCTTTTTACTGGCCACGATTCGAGAGGGACGCCCGGGACGGCGGATGCCGGCCTTCTCCGATGCCGAGGTTGGACTGCATCCCGAGGAAATCAATTCTGTTGTGGAATACTTGCGAAGACGAAGTGGCGTTGCCCCGCCCCAGCCCCTGCATTCGGAGCGGCGCTGGGTTTTGGCAGACCCCACCCGCGGACAGGCACTTTTCGAACGGTGGTGTGCCGGCTGTCACGGCAAGGACGGGAGCGGCCCGGAGGCCCCAGCACTCAATCATCCCAATCTACTGAAGACGGCAAGTGACGACTTTCTCGTAGAAACGATCCGCCGAGGCAGACGCGGCACAAATATGGAAGGTTTTGCTTTGCCGTCCCTCAACCACCCTGTACTTCCTGATCAGGAGATCGAAGCGATTGTCGCCTATATTCGCACATGGGAGACCGCGAAATGA
- a CDS encoding cytochrome b N-terminal domain-containing protein: MEPRQAPLKELWSHLREAPRRFKESAFRSGPPVTDRARSEFVFNNLFLHIHPVRVHRWSLRWRTTWGLGVAVTAAFLLTLITGVLLMLYYKPYPDVAYQSIKDIHYVVPTGRFIRNIHRWAANLMVVTVFLHMARVFYTGAYRYPREFNWLVGLGLLVLTLGLSFTGYLLPWDQLAYWAITIGANIAQSPRELTDALGITPYFDPGGWMKTLLLGGPEVGDESLIRFYVLHVAVLPLALVILMGVHFWRIRKDGGLARPEDADALLGPPRDLYPVFTDVPTKTYHLAAIVRGRSPAVNRGPENTIPSMPHLFYAECAVFMLTVFLTVLAAIFWNAPLKEIANPAVPENPAKAPWYFLGVQELVSHSAFMGGAGIPLIVIIGLGLIPFLDRETEGTGRWFGGPGGQRLVLVSAVFGLLSVIAIEAFAIQFGWLRQWFPDIPQLIITFVNPGTLLVVVYAIFSLGIVHRYRSARAGAVALFTCFLCGFVVLTIIGVHFRGPNWGFYWSPADWPKH, encoded by the coding sequence ATGGAGCCCAGACAAGCCCCCCTCAAGGAATTGTGGTCCCATTTGCGGGAAGCGCCCCGGCGGTTCAAGGAATCCGCCTTCCGTTCCGGACCGCCTGTGACCGATCGGGCGCGTTCAGAATTCGTTTTCAACAATCTGTTTCTTCATATTCATCCTGTTCGTGTGCACCGCTGGAGTCTCCGGTGGCGCACAACCTGGGGACTTGGAGTGGCCGTGACTGCGGCGTTTCTGCTGACGCTCATCACGGGCGTGTTATTGATGCTTTATTACAAGCCCTATCCGGATGTCGCCTATCAATCGATTAAAGATATTCACTATGTCGTCCCTACGGGACGATTTATTCGCAATATCCACCGCTGGGCAGCCAACCTAATGGTGGTCACCGTATTCCTCCACATGGCACGCGTCTTTTACACCGGTGCTTATCGTTACCCGCGGGAGTTCAACTGGCTGGTGGGACTGGGACTTCTTGTGCTGACACTCGGACTATCTTTCACAGGTTACTTGCTGCCCTGGGATCAACTGGCCTATTGGGCGATCACCATCGGTGCGAATATCGCTCAGTCGCCGCGGGAACTGACAGATGCCCTCGGGATCACGCCCTACTTCGATCCAGGCGGCTGGATGAAAACGCTCCTGCTGGGCGGGCCCGAGGTGGGAGATGAATCGCTGATCCGTTTTTACGTGCTGCACGTGGCTGTTCTCCCGCTGGCGTTGGTCATTTTGATGGGCGTTCATTTCTGGCGAATTCGCAAAGACGGAGGGCTGGCACGGCCTGAAGATGCCGATGCGCTGCTGGGACCTCCCCGCGACCTTTACCCGGTTTTCACGGACGTTCCCACCAAAACGTATCACCTGGCCGCGATCGTTCGAGGTCGCTCACCCGCAGTGAACAGAGGGCCGGAGAATACAATTCCTTCCATGCCTCATCTGTTCTATGCCGAATGTGCCGTCTTCATGTTGACGGTTTTCCTTACCGTCCTGGCTGCCATCTTCTGGAACGCTCCGCTCAAAGAAATCGCCAACCCGGCGGTCCCGGAGAATCCGGCAAAGGCCCCCTGGTATTTTCTGGGGGTACAGGAGCTCGTATCTCATTCCGCATTCATGGGAGGTGCTGGAATTCCCCTGATCGTCATCATCGGTCTGGGACTGATTCCATTCCTGGACCGCGAAACCGAGGGAACGGGAAGATGGTTCGGTGGCCCAGGCGGCCAGCGTCTCGTTCTCGTGTCCGCGGTCTTCGGATTGCTTTCTGTCATCGCTATTGAAGCCTTCGCCATTCAGTTTGGCTGGCTGCGGCAGTGGTTCCCGGATATTCCCCAATTGATTATCACGTTCGTCAATCCGGGCACGCTGTTGGTCGTTGTTTATGCCATATTCTCGCTGGGAATAGTCCATCGCTATCGTTCTGCCCGAGCCGGTGCGGTGGCACTTTTCACTTGCTTTCTCTGTGGATTTGTCGTGCTGACGATCATTGGTGTTCATTTTCGTGGACCAAACTGGGGATTTTACTGGTCCCCGGCGGACTGGCCGAAGCATTGA